From the genome of Macrobrachium nipponense isolate FS-2020 chromosome 43, ASM1510439v2, whole genome shotgun sequence, one region includes:
- the LOC135213690 gene encoding uncharacterized protein LOC135213690, with the protein MNPYARSLLTCFAIVLLGFTPATVTFIILRFFPSVISSESVSAIVLIDFACACWSLIVGDKKRRSLWPREPASTIDQDVEAAAAVTPAVEDKPPEYEKVIEKAPPYESVLMEDAYKNRTMNSSLVANTTMSLDRFEKKDAAIQKSDPDLPTYEEAARLVCKPVE; encoded by the exons ATGAATCCCTACGCCCGTTCGTTGCTAACGTGCTTTGCAATAGTCTTACTAGGTTTCACGCCGGCTACCGTGACGTTCATCATACTCCGTTTCTTTCCTTCGGTTATATCCTCGGAAAGCGTCTCTGCCATCGTATTAATCGACTTCGCTTGTGCATGCTGGTCTCTGATCGTCGGTGACAAAAAGAGGCGATCCCTTTGGCCGCGTGAACCGGCGTCTACCATTGACCAG GACGTCGAAGCAGCCGCGGCAGTAACACCAGCAGTCGAGGACAAGCCTCCGGAGTACGAAAAGGTCATAGAGAAAGCGCCTCCCTACGAGAGCGTCCTAATGGAAGACGCCTACAAAAACAGGACTATGAACAGCTCGCTCGTCGCCAATACAACGATGAGTCTAGACCGATTCGAGAAAAAGGACGCTGCTATCCAGAAATCCGATCCAGATCTGCCAACGTATGAAGAGGCAGCACGTCTCGTTTGCAAACCGGTAGAATGA